The Kroppenstedtia pulmonis genome has a segment encoding these proteins:
- a CDS encoding aminotransferase class I/II-fold pyridoxal phosphate-dependent enzyme — protein MKWGTRLLHNGNEVDPVTGAASVPLYQASTFHQPDVDTPVNYDYARSGNPTRFALEQTIAELEEGRRGFAFASGMAAISTVFLLFSSGDHLVVSRDLYGGTYRVLTKVLSRLGISATFVDTTDLDQMEEAIQPCTRAIYIETPSNPTLKVTDLAKSSEIAGRHGLLTIVDNTFLTPCFQRPLHLGADIVIHSATKFISGHSDVVSGLVVVKDELMAERMSFLQNSLGSVLGVQDSWLTMRGLKTLKARMELTSASAMKIAEYLQELPGVKRVYYTGLPDHPGKCLQEAQATGHGAVLSFELSSGEAVRHVLSRVRLPLIAVSLGAVESILSYPAKMSHAAMSEEERQSRGVTDGLLRLSVGLEETEDLIQDLEQALKKSRFVSIGQE, from the coding sequence TTGAAATGGGGGACACGTTTGCTTCACAACGGTAATGAGGTGGATCCGGTGACGGGTGCCGCCAGTGTGCCGCTGTACCAGGCATCCACCTTTCACCAACCGGATGTGGATACTCCTGTAAACTATGATTATGCCCGTTCCGGAAATCCGACTCGGTTTGCTCTGGAACAAACCATCGCCGAATTGGAAGAAGGCAGGCGAGGCTTTGCCTTTGCTTCCGGGATGGCTGCCATCTCCACCGTTTTCCTCCTGTTTTCTTCCGGTGATCATTTGGTGGTATCCAGGGACCTGTACGGCGGCACCTATCGGGTTTTGACAAAAGTGTTGTCTCGGTTGGGTATTTCAGCAACCTTTGTAGATACAACGGATCTGGACCAAATGGAGGAGGCGATCCAACCCTGTACACGGGCAATTTATATTGAAACACCTTCCAATCCTACATTAAAGGTGACAGATTTGGCCAAATCCTCCGAAATTGCAGGCCGACACGGGCTGTTGACCATTGTAGACAATACATTTTTAACCCCTTGTTTCCAGCGTCCCCTTCATTTGGGGGCAGATATCGTCATCCACAGTGCCACTAAATTTATCAGTGGTCACAGTGATGTAGTGTCCGGGCTGGTGGTGGTGAAGGATGAGTTGATGGCGGAAAGGATGAGCTTTCTGCAAAACTCCCTTGGTTCCGTGTTGGGGGTACAGGATTCCTGGTTGACCATGCGGGGGTTGAAAACCTTGAAAGCCAGGATGGAACTTACCTCCGCCTCGGCTATGAAAATCGCCGAATACTTGCAGGAGTTACCGGGAGTGAAACGGGTATACTATACAGGTTTGCCTGACCATCCCGGTAAGTGTTTACAGGAAGCACAAGCAACAGGCCACGGAGCCGTTCTTTCTTTTGAACTCTCTTCAGGTGAGGCAGTCAGGCACGTGTTATCCAGAGTGCGGTTGCCCCTTATTGCAGTCAGCCTTGGTGCCGTGGAAAGCATTTTGTCGTATCCCGCCAAGATGTCTCATGCTGCCATGTCAGAGGAAGAGCGTCAGAGTCGGGGAGTAACGGATGGTTTGCTTCGCTTATCGGTGGGATTGGAGGAAACGGAGGATTTGATACAGGATTTGGAACAAGCTTTGAAAAAAAGCAGGTTTGTATCCATCGGACAGGAGTAG
- a CDS encoding aminotransferase class I/II-fold pyridoxal phosphate-dependent enzyme: MHTETKLVQIGKNRDLGTGAISFPVYHSTAYAHPALGESTGYDYTRTGNPTREILEQAIADLEQGDAGFACSSGMAAIQTVMGLFASGDHLIVSLDLYGGTYRLFEKVLAHYGITVSYVDLRDLEAVKKAARSQTRGVLAESPTNPLLRVTDLWEICRFAREQGWLSIVDNTFMTPYLQKPLECGADIVIHSATKYLGGHNDVLAGLIVTKGKELSQRVSFLHNSIGAVLGPQDCWLLMRGMKTLAIRLEKHQENAMGLAQFLLTHPGVEEVFYPAFHDHDRKVQEKQAFGYGGMLSFKLKEEQWIPKLLTSLQLISFAESLGGVETLITYPATQTHGDIPESVRHQVGVCDRLLRLSAGIEHLDDIIEDLAKALDKIR, translated from the coding sequence ATGCATACCGAAACAAAACTGGTTCAAATCGGAAAAAACCGGGACCTTGGTACCGGTGCCATCAGTTTTCCGGTATATCATTCCACTGCCTATGCCCATCCGGCGTTGGGAGAATCCACCGGGTATGATTATACCCGGACGGGGAATCCCACCCGGGAAATTTTGGAGCAAGCCATTGCCGACCTGGAACAGGGAGATGCCGGATTTGCTTGCAGTTCCGGAATGGCGGCGATCCAGACCGTGATGGGTTTGTTTGCATCCGGTGATCATTTGATTGTGTCTTTGGACTTGTATGGCGGAACATATCGTCTGTTTGAAAAGGTGCTGGCCCATTATGGGATTACCGTCAGCTATGTGGATCTTCGTGATTTGGAGGCAGTGAAAAAAGCGGCAAGATCCCAGACCAGAGGTGTCCTGGCAGAATCGCCGACGAACCCTTTACTCAGGGTGACGGACTTATGGGAGATTTGCCGGTTTGCAAGGGAACAAGGGTGGTTGTCCATTGTAGACAACACGTTTATGACTCCTTATTTGCAAAAGCCTCTGGAGTGTGGGGCGGATATCGTGATTCACAGTGCCACCAAGTATTTAGGCGGACATAATGATGTATTGGCCGGATTAATCGTCACCAAGGGAAAAGAACTGTCTCAACGGGTCTCTTTTCTCCATAATTCCATCGGAGCCGTATTAGGTCCCCAGGATTGCTGGTTGTTGATGAGGGGCATGAAAACTTTGGCTATTCGCCTGGAAAAACACCAGGAGAATGCAATGGGTTTGGCACAGTTCCTGCTGACCCATCCTGGTGTGGAGGAAGTCTTTTATCCGGCATTCCACGATCATGACCGCAAAGTACAGGAAAAGCAAGCTTTTGGGTATGGGGGTATGCTGTCCTTTAAACTCAAAGAGGAACAATGGATTCCCAAATTACTTACCTCTTTGCAGTTAATCTCCTTTGCGGAGAGTTTGGGAGGTGTGGAAACCCTGATTACTTATCCGGCAACTCAAACCCATGGGGATATTCCAGAATCGGTTCGGCACCAAGTAGGGGTATGTGATCGATTACTACGATTGTCGGCGGGAATTGAACATTTGGACGATATCATCGAAGACTTGGCCAAAGCCTTGGATAAGATACGATGA
- a CDS encoding homocysteine synthase: protein MGTESNWKTETLAVHAGQSPDPATNSRAVPIYQTTSYTFDDSEHAANLFSLADTGNIYTRIMNPTTDVLEKRVAALEGGIGALAVSSGQAAATLALLNIAGVGDEIVSSSSIYGGTYNLFHHTLRKLGIEVTFVDSGDPENFRQAVTEKTKAIFAETLGNPKMDVLDIEGVAQVAHEAGIPLIVDNTLASPYLLQPIRHGADIVIHSATKFIGGHGTSIGGIIVDSGQFDWTGGKFPGLTEPDPSYHGISYTRDVGAGAYITKARVQLLRDVGTALSPFNAFLLLQGLETLHLRMERHSQNALKLARFLSEHDAVQWVNYPGLENHFSRQQVQKYLPKGQGAILTFGIKGGLETGKRFIDELKLFSHLANVGDAKSLVIHPASTTHQQLTEDEQRSAGVSPDLIRLSVGIEDASDLTEDLDQALQKSQQAVTN from the coding sequence ATGGGTACAGAAAGTAACTGGAAAACAGAAACATTGGCTGTTCATGCCGGACAAAGTCCGGATCCCGCGACAAACTCCCGAGCGGTACCAATCTACCAAACAACGTCATACACTTTTGATGATTCCGAACATGCCGCCAATTTATTTTCCTTGGCTGATACGGGAAATATCTACACCCGGATTATGAATCCGACCACGGATGTATTGGAAAAGAGAGTGGCGGCTTTGGAAGGCGGTATCGGTGCTTTGGCGGTCAGTTCCGGTCAGGCGGCAGCTACTCTCGCTCTCCTGAACATCGCCGGAGTCGGTGATGAGATTGTTTCTTCCAGCAGTATCTATGGGGGCACCTATAATCTGTTTCACCATACATTGCGCAAGTTGGGCATTGAAGTGACATTTGTCGACTCTGGTGACCCGGAAAACTTTCGCCAGGCTGTAACAGAAAAGACCAAAGCAATTTTTGCCGAAACCCTTGGCAACCCTAAAATGGATGTCCTGGACATTGAAGGAGTCGCCCAGGTTGCCCATGAAGCAGGGATTCCACTCATTGTGGACAATACCTTGGCCTCTCCCTATCTGCTTCAGCCGATTCGGCATGGGGCGGACATCGTGATTCATTCCGCTACCAAGTTTATTGGAGGTCATGGGACTTCTATTGGAGGGATCATTGTCGATTCCGGTCAATTTGACTGGACCGGTGGAAAATTTCCGGGGTTGACAGAACCGGACCCGAGTTATCATGGAATCTCGTATACCCGGGATGTGGGGGCCGGTGCCTATATTACCAAGGCCCGGGTACAACTGTTACGGGATGTGGGAACGGCTTTATCCCCCTTTAACGCCTTTTTACTGTTGCAAGGCCTGGAGACTCTTCACTTACGGATGGAGCGACACAGTCAAAACGCACTGAAACTAGCTCGGTTTCTAAGTGAACACGATGCGGTTCAGTGGGTGAACTACCCAGGGTTGGAGAACCACTTTTCCCGTCAACAGGTACAAAAATATCTCCCGAAGGGTCAGGGAGCCATTTTAACCTTTGGTATTAAAGGTGGATTGGAAACAGGGAAACGGTTTATTGACGAGCTGAAGCTTTTTTCACATCTCGCCAATGTGGGGGATGCCAAATCTCTTGTCATTCATCCTGCCAGTACCACTCACCAGCAGTTGACTGAGGATGAACAACGGTCTGCCGGTGTCTCCCCTGACTTGATCCGGTTGTCGGTGGGAATTGAAGATGCCAGTGATTTGACAGAAGACTTGGATCAAGCGTTGCAAAAAAGCCAACAGGCTGTAACCAACTAA